The Zobellia alginiliquefaciens genome contains a region encoding:
- the queG gene encoding tRNA epoxyqueuosine(34) reductase QueG, giving the protein MNSKEKYSELIKTEAKRLGFLSCGISKADFLEEEAPRLEKWLNNNMHGEMSYMANHFDKRLDPRLLVDGAKSVISLLLNYYPEETQEEDTYKISKYAYGQDYHHVIKSKLRQLQDFISENIGEVGGRAFVDSAPVLDKAWAAKSGLGWIGKHSNLLTQKVGSFYFIAELIVDLELEYDNRVTDHCGTCTACIDACPTEAIVEPYVVDGSKCISYFTIELKNEIPTEFEGKFDDWAFGCDVCQDVCPWNRFSKPHQEPLFNPHPELLSMSKKDWEEITEYVFKKVFQKSAVKRTKFSGLQRNINFLK; this is encoded by the coding sequence ATGAATTCCAAAGAGAAATATTCAGAACTTATAAAAACCGAAGCCAAACGCCTCGGTTTTTTGTCTTGTGGTATTTCCAAAGCAGATTTTTTAGAAGAAGAAGCACCCAGACTTGAAAAATGGCTGAACAATAACATGCATGGTGAAATGTCATACATGGCCAACCATTTTGATAAACGCTTGGATCCGCGTTTGTTGGTAGATGGAGCTAAATCTGTTATCTCTTTATTACTTAATTATTACCCTGAAGAAACACAGGAGGAAGACACTTACAAAATTTCTAAGTATGCCTATGGGCAAGATTATCACCACGTCATCAAATCTAAATTACGCCAGCTACAGGATTTCATATCTGAGAATATTGGTGAAGTAGGAGGAAGGGCTTTTGTAGATTCCGCACCTGTTTTGGATAAGGCATGGGCGGCGAAAAGCGGATTGGGATGGATAGGAAAGCACAGCAATTTGTTAACCCAAAAGGTTGGGTCTTTCTATTTTATAGCGGAACTCATTGTGGATCTGGAGTTGGAATATGACAATAGGGTTACGGATCATTGCGGAACCTGTACCGCTTGTATAGATGCATGCCCTACGGAGGCCATTGTTGAACCTTACGTGGTAGACGGGAGTAAATGCATTTCCTACTTTACGATTGAGCTAAAAAATGAAATCCCTACGGAGTTTGAAGGCAAGTTTGATGATTGGGCATTTGGTTGCGATGTTTGTCAAGATGTGTGTCCGTGGAACCGTTTTTCAAAACCGCACCAAGAACCTTTGTTCAATCCACACCCTGAACTTCTTTCGATGTCCAAAAAGGATTGGGAGGAAATTACGGAATATGTGTTTAAAAAAGTGTTTCAAAAATCAGCTGTAAAAAGAACTAAATTTTCAGGTTTACAGCGGAATATCAATTTTTTGAAATAA
- a CDS encoding MFS transporter: MNLIKKPSLTFWQIFNMNVGFLGIQFSFGLQQTAINPVFLFLGAAEDMLPILNIAGPVTGLIVQPIIGAISDKTWSPRFGRRKPFFLIGAIIGSLCLFAFPLSPALWFAVGLLWILDVGNNMAMEPYRAFVGDKLPEKQLSLGYQMQSLFVGAGIVLANASIFLFQDWFSVEDVVDVAGSIPKWLYYSFFIGAFLSVATILWSVLKTPEIPPSEEELKEIEAHKVLSFVQRFNMPFVEISKAVKEMPSFMWKLSAVYLFQWYALFVYWQFITPLFMNTMGFDLSQAAAQSAKMSTTYNITTMVVALALVPLALKFGSKKVYAASLLGTGLALFSIPYISDPITVLFPMVLFGVGWAAMMGIPYTMVSKIVPQDRRGVYMGILNMMIVIPMGIETLTFGPIFKNLLGGNAVNAILFAGVFFVLAAVLSLRLNVKEGKKENIE, translated from the coding sequence ATGAACTTGATAAAAAAACCTAGCTTAACTTTTTGGCAGATTTTTAATATGAATGTGGGCTTTTTGGGCATTCAATTCAGTTTTGGCTTACAGCAAACAGCCATAAACCCTGTTTTTCTTTTTTTGGGTGCTGCGGAAGATATGCTTCCCATTTTAAATATTGCTGGCCCAGTTACCGGATTAATTGTTCAACCCATTATTGGAGCAATTTCCGATAAGACGTGGTCACCTAGGTTTGGTAGGCGTAAACCTTTCTTTTTAATAGGCGCCATTATAGGTAGTCTTTGTTTGTTTGCTTTTCCTTTGAGTCCGGCATTATGGTTCGCAGTCGGTCTATTATGGATTTTAGATGTAGGCAATAATATGGCTATGGAACCATATCGTGCTTTCGTAGGGGATAAATTGCCGGAAAAGCAATTGAGCCTTGGTTATCAAATGCAAAGTTTATTTGTTGGTGCGGGTATAGTACTGGCTAACGCCTCCATCTTTTTGTTTCAAGATTGGTTTAGTGTAGAGGATGTGGTTGATGTAGCAGGTTCCATTCCAAAATGGTTGTATTATTCCTTTTTTATCGGTGCATTTTTATCGGTAGCTACTATTCTGTGGTCCGTACTAAAAACCCCGGAAATACCGCCTTCGGAAGAAGAGCTTAAAGAGATTGAGGCCCATAAGGTCCTTTCTTTTGTTCAGCGTTTTAATATGCCTTTTGTTGAAATATCAAAGGCGGTCAAAGAAATGCCATCTTTTATGTGGAAACTCTCTGCAGTCTATCTTTTTCAATGGTATGCACTTTTTGTGTATTGGCAGTTCATTACGCCTTTGTTTATGAATACTATGGGTTTTGATCTTTCTCAAGCTGCAGCGCAATCGGCAAAAATGAGTACTACCTATAATATTACTACTATGGTGGTGGCATTGGCATTGGTGCCATTGGCTCTTAAATTCGGGAGTAAAAAGGTCTACGCGGCAAGTTTATTGGGTACAGGTCTGGCACTTTTTTCCATACCATATATTTCAGACCCTATTACTGTATTGTTTCCCATGGTTCTGTTCGGTGTAGGTTGGGCGGCTATGATGGGTATCCCTTATACTATGGTGTCCAAGATTGTTCCTCAAGATAGACGGGGAGTGTATATGGGTATTTTAAATATGATGATCGTTATTCCTATGGGGATTGAGACACTTACTTTTGGGCCTATTTTTAAAAATCTTCTTGGGGGTAATGCCGTTAACGCTATTTTGTTTGCTGGGGTGTTTTTTGTTCTTGCTGCTGTTCTTTCTTTGCGGTTGAATGTAAAGGAGGGTAAAAAGGAGAATATAGAGTAG
- a CDS encoding GIN domain-containing protein, whose amino-acid sequence MKNFVFLFVLLFTFQAFSQRKPKIKGNKAVIDVYQELPPFHGIELRDDLEIKLHDSSEEGVSITADDNLIDVLRFRVQDSVLQISSYYNITRKKKLEIIVNYIYLESITMYDGEIAMDGVVNAKDLHVDLHESAKLDLNADAEIFNINMEGNSSGEFNLKGQEINLVLKDRVDVKVFGNSDLSNVKMYKNATAILEGATYELYANLFENSKLKSEKLEAEAVYLTIEESATADVHPTKTIQLSSSGNARTHLYGEAKVEVLDFLDTSELHKEK is encoded by the coding sequence ATGAAAAATTTTGTTTTTCTATTTGTTTTATTGTTCACTTTTCAAGCATTTTCACAGAGAAAACCTAAGATTAAAGGGAATAAGGCAGTCATAGATGTATACCAAGAATTACCCCCTTTTCACGGAATAGAATTACGTGATGACCTTGAAATAAAATTACACGATTCATCTGAAGAGGGTGTTTCTATCACTGCAGATGATAATCTTATAGACGTTCTAAGATTTAGAGTTCAAGATAGTGTTTTGCAGATAAGCTCTTATTACAACATTACTCGTAAAAAGAAATTGGAGATAATTGTAAACTATATTTATTTGGAATCCATTACCATGTACGATGGTGAGATTGCAATGGATGGAGTTGTTAATGCAAAAGACCTACATGTAGATTTACACGAATCTGCTAAGTTGGACTTAAATGCAGATGCTGAGATTTTCAATATCAATATGGAAGGAAACAGTTCTGGGGAGTTTAATCTGAAAGGCCAAGAGATTAATCTGGTTTTAAAAGATAGGGTCGATGTAAAGGTTTTTGGTAATAGCGATTTGAGCAATGTTAAAATGTATAAAAATGCAACTGCCATATTAGAAGGGGCCACTTATGAATTGTATGCCAATCTTTTTGAAAATTCAAAGTTGAAAAGTGAGAAGTTAGAAGCGGAAGCCGTTTATCTTACCATAGAAGAATCCGCAACGGCAGACGTTCATCCTACTAAAACCATACAACTTTCTTCTAGTGGTAACGCTAGAACCCATTTATATGGCGAGGCTAAGGTTGAAGTTCTAGATTTTCTTGATACTTCGGAATTGCACAAAGAGAAATAA
- a CDS encoding acyl-CoA dehydrogenase: protein MQESNYSSEILQYIPFYYVIWSDDLLTTSEINVVQNVIETDKTLSDKSKAQLFAWLDTYNPPADSELKKWKRTISNSSVKLVESETYPLSAFSQKVVSHYTGDSPLNEQLKQIEIQLGIQPNHYNHLFDVAVSHETTSDFYNADAIDVILKGKHATVVDGFRKTLSDPIFKWDVHRNKEEFRQVVLNQVKFLADKGYGAVAYPEAYGGTNNMEGYAYMFENMMFADGSLSIKFGVQFGLFGGSIQKLGTKKHHDKYLLKTGKAELLGCFAMTETGHGSNVRGIKTTATYDNNTDQIIIHTPGNSDNKEYIGNALHSTMASVFAQLIVNGKNEGVHAILVPLRNENHELLSGVLVEDNGYKLGLNGVDNGKIWFNQVAIPRENLLNKYGDIKEDGTYFSEIKNPNKRFFTMLGTLVGGRICVARAGLGGAKFALTIAIKHALKRRQFNDSVKIQEDLLMDYPTHQLRLTPLVASAYVYHVTLDKMMQQYCDPSQPDKRKIETQVAGLKSIITWFANDTIQECREACGGKGYLIENRIADLKGDVDIFTTFEGDNTVLLLLAAKGVLSDFKSEFNSAGFTAVLKILGIQINDKLVTINPVYTNKVDKDHLYNPKFHKHAFDYRTRRLTYTLAMRIRAYIKKGVPSYQAFLKVQTHLLALGKAYSNELAYTTYCDFVHTMTDDKNKALFQKLGTLHALYTLRQDAEWYLEQGYMGGTKSKAIRQRVERLCTELRPHIGVLVDGFGIPEHCMTAPIAQ from the coding sequence ATGCAAGAATCCAATTACTCCTCAGAAATACTTCAGTACATCCCTTTTTATTATGTTATTTGGTCTGATGATTTACTAACGACATCCGAGATCAACGTTGTACAAAACGTTATAGAAACAGATAAAACGCTCTCCGATAAAAGCAAGGCTCAGTTATTTGCATGGCTGGACACTTACAACCCACCTGCAGATAGTGAATTAAAAAAATGGAAACGCACCATTTCCAATTCTTCCGTGAAATTAGTTGAAAGTGAAACCTATCCTTTATCGGCATTCAGCCAAAAAGTGGTGTCTCATTACACAGGTGACTCCCCTTTAAACGAACAATTAAAGCAAATTGAAATACAGTTGGGCATTCAACCCAATCACTATAATCACCTTTTTGATGTAGCGGTTTCTCACGAAACAACATCGGACTTTTATAATGCCGATGCTATTGATGTTATCTTAAAGGGAAAGCATGCCACAGTGGTTGATGGTTTTAGAAAAACACTGTCCGACCCTATTTTTAAATGGGATGTTCACCGAAACAAAGAAGAATTTAGACAAGTGGTTCTAAACCAAGTAAAGTTTCTTGCGGATAAAGGGTACGGTGCTGTGGCATACCCAGAAGCATATGGCGGTACAAATAATATGGAAGGTTATGCTTACATGTTCGAAAACATGATGTTTGCCGACGGCAGCCTATCTATAAAGTTTGGGGTTCAATTTGGACTTTTCGGCGGAAGCATACAAAAGCTGGGCACCAAAAAACACCATGATAAATATTTACTAAAAACGGGAAAAGCCGAGTTACTAGGATGCTTTGCTATGACAGAAACCGGTCACGGCTCTAACGTTCGCGGCATTAAAACTACAGCAACCTATGACAATAATACGGATCAAATTATTATTCATACACCTGGTAATAGCGACAACAAAGAATATATTGGAAATGCACTGCACTCTACAATGGCCTCTGTATTCGCACAGCTAATAGTAAACGGCAAAAATGAAGGGGTACATGCTATTCTGGTTCCACTGCGAAATGAAAATCACGAACTTCTTTCTGGTGTACTTGTGGAAGACAACGGATACAAATTAGGTCTTAATGGTGTTGACAACGGTAAAATATGGTTCAACCAGGTTGCAATTCCCCGAGAAAATCTATTGAACAAATATGGAGATATCAAAGAAGACGGTACTTACTTCTCGGAAATTAAAAATCCGAACAAGCGCTTCTTTACCATGCTTGGTACTTTGGTTGGCGGTAGAATTTGCGTAGCCAGAGCGGGTTTAGGCGGTGCTAAATTTGCTTTAACAATAGCCATAAAACATGCTTTAAAGCGAAGACAGTTCAATGATAGCGTAAAAATTCAAGAAGACCTTTTAATGGACTACCCAACGCATCAACTGCGACTGACTCCTTTAGTAGCCAGTGCTTACGTGTATCACGTAACGCTTGATAAAATGATGCAGCAATATTGCGATCCTTCACAACCGGACAAACGAAAAATCGAGACACAAGTAGCAGGTTTAAAATCAATAATTACCTGGTTTGCCAACGATACCATTCAAGAATGTAGAGAAGCTTGTGGCGGCAAAGGATATCTTATAGAAAACCGTATTGCCGATTTAAAGGGAGATGTAGACATCTTTACCACTTTTGAAGGCGACAATACGGTGCTACTGCTTTTAGCTGCCAAAGGCGTATTATCAGATTTTAAATCAGAATTCAACAGTGCTGGTTTTACCGCAGTTTTGAAAATATTGGGCATACAGATAAATGATAAATTAGTCACCATTAATCCAGTCTATACTAACAAAGTAGATAAAGACCATTTATATAACCCAAAGTTTCACAAACATGCTTTTGATTACCGTACAAGACGCTTGACTTATACATTGGCGATGCGCATCAGGGCTTACATTAAAAAAGGAGTGCCGTCATACCAGGCCTTTCTTAAAGTACAAACTCACCTCTTAGCATTAGGAAAAGCCTACAGCAACGAGCTGGCCTACACCACCTACTGTGACTTTGTACATACCATGACCGATGATAAAAATAAAGCATTGTTCCAAAAATTAGGTACGCTCCATGCTTTATATACGCTAAGACAGGATGCAGAGTGGTATTTAGAACAAGGTTATATGGGCGGAACAAAGTCGAAAGCCATACGCCAACGTGTAGAACGCCTATGCACGGAACTACGTCCACATATTGGAGTCCTAGTAGATGGATTTGGCATACCGGAGCATTGCATGACCGCTCCCATCGCACAATAA
- the ruvB gene encoding Holliday junction branch migration DNA helicase RuvB, whose amino-acid sequence MNEYLDAEGENFTPEEFDIEKALRPISFDDFTGQEQVLENLKVFVEAANQRGEALDHTLFHGPPGLGKTTLAHILASELGVGIKITSGPVLDKPGDLAGLLTNLDERDVLFIDEIHRLSPIVEEYLYSAMEDYKIDIMIESGPNARSVQINLNPFTLIGATTRSGLLTAPMRARFGIQSRLQYYSTELLSTIVERSAEILKVPISQDAAIEIAGRSRGTPRICNSLLRRVRDFAQIKGNGSIDIEISKFSLKALNVDAHGLDEMDNKILTTIIDKFKGGPVGITTLATAVSESSETIEEVYEPFLIQQGFIMRTPRGREVTDLAYKHLGKLKGGVQPGLF is encoded by the coding sequence ATGAATGAGTACTTAGACGCCGAAGGTGAAAACTTCACACCAGAAGAATTTGATATAGAAAAAGCTTTACGTCCCATAAGTTTTGACGACTTTACGGGGCAAGAGCAGGTATTGGAAAACCTCAAAGTTTTTGTGGAAGCTGCCAATCAAAGAGGGGAGGCGCTGGATCACACGTTGTTTCACGGACCTCCAGGATTGGGTAAGACCACTTTGGCACATATTCTGGCAAGTGAATTAGGGGTTGGAATCAAAATTACTTCAGGTCCGGTTCTGGACAAACCCGGAGATTTGGCAGGTCTGCTTACAAATTTAGATGAGCGGGATGTACTTTTTATTGATGAAATTCATCGGTTGAGTCCTATTGTAGAGGAATATCTCTATTCCGCAATGGAGGATTATAAGATTGATATTATGATCGAGTCGGGTCCAAATGCCCGTTCGGTACAGATTAATTTAAATCCGTTTACGCTCATTGGCGCTACCACCCGTTCAGGGTTGCTTACAGCCCCAATGCGGGCACGTTTTGGAATTCAAAGCCGTTTACAATATTATTCCACTGAGTTGCTTTCAACCATTGTAGAGCGCAGTGCCGAAATTTTGAAAGTTCCAATTAGCCAAGATGCAGCCATTGAGATTGCCGGTAGAAGTAGGGGGACGCCAAGAATTTGTAACTCGCTTTTGAGAAGAGTTCGGGATTTTGCTCAAATTAAGGGGAATGGAAGTATAGATATTGAAATTTCAAAATTTAGTCTAAAGGCGCTAAATGTTGATGCGCACGGACTGGATGAAATGGATAATAAGATTCTAACTACCATTATAGATAAATTTAAAGGAGGGCCTGTAGGAATTACCACTTTGGCGACAGCAGTTTCGGAAAGCTCAGAAACTATTGAAGAGGTTTATGAACCTTTTTTGATACAACAGGGTTTTATTATGCGAACACCACGAGGGCGGGAAGTCACGGATTTGGCGTACAAACACCTAGGAAAGCTCAAAGGAGGCGTACAACCTGGGTTGTTTTAA